A window of Lytechinus pictus isolate F3 Inbred chromosome 7, Lp3.0, whole genome shotgun sequence contains these coding sequences:
- the LOC129265091 gene encoding actin maturation protease-like isoform X1 has protein sequence METSIPPPPPPPSVVHISPTEDKKKTHGDLESSALEVKQTIERLPSWRLQSADEGKARWLTCNQKIKYIGQQGTTCGLVALSMAASMLKSSGKSLDVVLNAAREKGYTLQGEMFSASNTLKFAEEEFNLTGQLLCGDLQLHKHDVISHLAKGLPALVPYDKDFNHEPTTRKGHSAHWAVLTGFVLVLPEDVNVPPCCHGDNISSNITYTPPWSDDMMAILPHLISRASLVFVFARQGKSRLLGAWQYDILARSNRNLIEYDPTLEGEYVFHEEGLAAGLADKAILLNDCNNL, from the exons ATGGAAACGTCTATtcctccacctcctcctcctccatctGTAGTTCATATTAGCCCCACAGAGGATAAGAAGAAAACACATGGAGACTTAGAAAGTTCTGCACTTGAGGTTAAACAGACAATTGAAAGGTTGCCCTCATG GAGACTTCAGAGTGCAGATGAAGGAAAAGCAAGATGGCTAACTTGTAATCAAAAGATAAAGTACATTGGTCAGCAAGGGACTAC CTGTGGCCTTGTAGCATTATCAATGGCTGCCAGTATGCTGAAATCATCAGGAAAGAGTCTAGATGTAGTCTTAAATGCAGCAAGAGAGAAGGGGTACACACTCCAGGGAGAAATGTTTTCAG CATCTAATACCTTAAAGTTTGCAGAAGAAGAATTCAACCTCACAGGTCAACTGCTCTGTGGTGATCTTCAACTTCATAAGCATGATGTCATTAGTCATCTAGCAAAGGGATTACCAGCATTGGTGCC ATATGATAAAGATTTTAACCATGAACCTACTACTAGGAAAGGACATAGTGCACATTGGGCAGTTCTAACAG GCTTTGTGTTGGTACTACCTGAAGATGTAAATGTTCCACCTTGTTGTCATGGTGACAACATCTCATCCAATATCACCTACACACCTCCTTGGTCAGATGATATGATGGCCATCCTCCCACATCTCATCAGTAGAGCATCGTTGGTCTTTGTGTTTGCTAGACAGGGTAAAAGTCGTCTTCTTGGAGCTTGGCAGTATGACATCCTAGCAAGAAGCAATAGGAACTTAATagagtacgaccccaccttagAAGGAGAGTATGTTTTTCATGAGGAAGGATTGGCAGCTGGTTTAGCAGACAAAGCCATCTTGttaaatgattgcaataatttATGA
- the LOC129265091 gene encoding actin maturation protease-like isoform X2 gives METSIPPPPPPPSVVHISPTEDKKKTHGDLESSALEVKQTIERLPSWRLQSADEGKARWLTCNQKIKYIGQQGTTCGLVALSMAASMLKSSGKSLDVVLNAAREKGYTLQGEMFSASNTLKFAEEEFNLTGQLLCGDLQLHKHDVISHLAKGLPALVPYDKDFNHEPTTRKGHSAHWAVLTDRVKVVFLELGSMTS, from the exons ATGGAAACGTCTATtcctccacctcctcctcctccatctGTAGTTCATATTAGCCCCACAGAGGATAAGAAGAAAACACATGGAGACTTAGAAAGTTCTGCACTTGAGGTTAAACAGACAATTGAAAGGTTGCCCTCATG GAGACTTCAGAGTGCAGATGAAGGAAAAGCAAGATGGCTAACTTGTAATCAAAAGATAAAGTACATTGGTCAGCAAGGGACTAC CTGTGGCCTTGTAGCATTATCAATGGCTGCCAGTATGCTGAAATCATCAGGAAAGAGTCTAGATGTAGTCTTAAATGCAGCAAGAGAGAAGGGGTACACACTCCAGGGAGAAATGTTTTCAG CATCTAATACCTTAAAGTTTGCAGAAGAAGAATTCAACCTCACAGGTCAACTGCTCTGTGGTGATCTTCAACTTCATAAGCATGATGTCATTAGTCATCTAGCAAAGGGATTACCAGCATTGGTGCC ATATGATAAAGATTTTAACCATGAACCTACTACTAGGAAAGGACATAGTGCACATTGGGCAGTTCTAACAG ACAGGGTAAAAGTCGTCTTCTTGGAGCTTGGCAGTATGACATCCTAG